The Methanosphaera sp. BMS genome contains a region encoding:
- a CDS encoding DUF2162 domain-containing protein gives MLEMLWQLGVLSAVLIFGVKIGMAMGFAGLTKKQVLLISLINAISIIILSKLCEPYTDQLYQVINQYSYVLFGLMAIIILITGIHTVKEWKINHKSHATATCLALVVPCPCCIAAIIGSIIIVAPIISISTVLLGSLSAFLLVLTIVIVYLFSEKIVRLINKPFPIVLGNFMIFVGLYFLIAMSILPNLSRVLLDNYDSFSISIPYELLRVFSVLSLVIIIAFIVKSKSNYLN, from the coding sequence ATGTTAGAAATGTTATGGCAATTGGGCGTGTTATCTGCAGTTCTAATTTTTGGAGTAAAAATTGGTATGGCCATGGGTTTTGCAGGCTTGACAAAAAAACAGGTTCTTTTGATATCATTAATCAATGCAATTAGCATAATAATTTTATCAAAACTTTGTGAACCTTACACGGATCAATTGTATCAAGTAATAAATCAATATAGTTATGTTCTTTTTGGATTAATGGCTATAATTATTTTAATAACGGGCATTCATACAGTTAAAGAGTGGAAAATAAATCATAAAAGTCATGCTACGGCAACATGTTTGGCATTGGTGGTACCATGTCCTTGTTGTATAGCTGCAATAATCGGTTCAATAATAATTGTAGCACCAATAATCAGTATATCCACAGTATTATTGGGAAGTCTATCTGCATTTTTATTGGTATTAACTATTGTGATTGTTTATCTGTTTTCTGAGAAAATAGTCCGATTAATTAACAAACCATTTCCGATTGTACTTGGCAATTTCATGATTTTTGTAGGTTTATATTTCTTAATAGCTATGAGTATTTTACCAAATTTAAGTAGGGTGTTATTGGATAACTATGATTCATTCTCCATCAGTATACCCTATGAGTTATTGAGGGTATTTTCAGTACTTTCATTGGTAATTATTATAGCATTTATTGTCAAATCCAAAAGTAATTATTTAAATTAG
- a CDS encoding MotA/TolQ/ExbB proton channel family protein, whose translation MSTMTATGLLTTIINVVAGSLIIPVLILLVIFILLVLIQIGGLLAEYSHRVKISDEELNSIINQINDSQNSEEILDIIQQSKLNKNIKETLIKVLNTDNLKPNTKEAYVRKIIENEEYNYAQTLRKTEIITRVSSGCGLLGTLIPLGPGLASLGTGDVATLSTQLIIAFNTTTVGLSCSLVAYVISKIRKMWYGDDIGLIYTISEAIMEENNAKR comes from the coding sequence ATGTCTACAATGACGGCAACGGGATTATTAACTACAATCATAAATGTAGTGGCTGGAAGTTTGATTATACCTGTTTTAATATTATTGGTAATATTCATATTACTTGTTTTAATTCAGATAGGTGGACTTTTGGCCGAATATTCACATAGGGTAAAAATATCGGATGAGGAATTAAATTCAATAATTAATCAGATTAATGATTCACAAAACTCCGAGGAGATACTTGATATAATTCAACAAAGTAAACTGAATAAAAACATTAAGGAAACATTAATAAAGGTACTCAATACTGACAATCTTAAACCAAATACAAAAGAGGCATATGTTCGTAAAATCATTGAAAATGAAGAGTACAACTATGCACAAACCTTGAGAAAAACCGAAATAATTACAAGGGTCAGTTCCGGTTGCGGATTATTGGGAACACTGATTCCATTAGGACCGGGACTTGCATCATTAGGTACGGGAGATGTTGCAACATTGTCCACGCAGTTAATAATAGCATTTAACACTACAACTGTGGGTTTAAGCTGTTCATTGGTCGCATATGTAATCTCAAAAATTAGAAAGATGTGGTATGGTGATGATATTGGCTTAATATACACCATAAGTGAAGCTATAATGGAGGAGAACAATGCTAAGAGATAA
- a CDS encoding DUF2149 domain-containing protein → MLRDNSRSFIDDEEEDPTASLVNMVDIMLVLAVGFLILAITATGVMDMSSNTQQSHSQMVDVEEGQEIPNDIEQSDSSGSGYSQVGTVYKDPKTGKLVMVDS, encoded by the coding sequence ATGCTAAGAGATAACAGCAGGTCTTTTATTGATGATGAAGAGGAAGATCCTACGGCTAGTCTTGTTAATATGGTTGATATAATGCTGGTATTGGCGGTGGGATTTTTAATATTGGCCATAACCGCAACAGGAGTTATGGACATGTCCTCGAATACTCAACAGTCCCATTCGCAGATGGTGGATGTGGAGGAAGGACAGGAAATACCGAATGATATAGAACAAAGTGACAGTTCAGGTTCAGGCTACTCTCAGGTAGGAACGGTTTACAAGGATCCAAAAACTGGAAAGCTGGTAATGGTGGACAGTTAA